A stretch of Allostreptomyces psammosilenae DNA encodes these proteins:
- a CDS encoding NADP-dependent oxidoreductase encodes MTMRAAALTEFGGPEVLRPMDLPVPVAGPGQVRIAVRAAGVLPFDLGVRGGWSPPGVTPRFPVVPGNEFAGTIDQLGEGVTGRAVGEDVLGFGLLGGYAEYVVVPADQVVAKPAEMPWEIAGGFSGNGQGAHLALGELRVGPGDTLLIGGAAGGLGTFAVQLARAWGATTVIGTASPANHDYLRELGAVPVAYGEGLVERIRELAPGGVDAALDAAGPEGLRAAVEVTRDRDRVITMVATEEAARLGLRDWGGTRTAARLAELVELYRRGAVRPRLRATYPLDRAADAHRDLATGHGRGKIVLTVR; translated from the coding sequence ATGACCATGCGAGCGGCCGCGCTCACCGAGTTCGGCGGCCCCGAGGTGCTGCGCCCCATGGACCTGCCGGTGCCGGTGGCCGGCCCCGGCCAGGTGCGGATCGCCGTCCGGGCCGCCGGAGTGCTCCCCTTCGACCTGGGGGTGCGCGGCGGCTGGTCCCCACCCGGGGTGACGCCGCGGTTCCCGGTCGTCCCGGGCAACGAGTTCGCCGGCACGATCGACCAGCTCGGCGAGGGCGTCACCGGGCGCGCCGTCGGCGAGGACGTCCTCGGCTTCGGCCTCCTGGGCGGCTACGCGGAGTACGTCGTGGTCCCGGCCGACCAGGTGGTGGCCAAGCCCGCCGAGATGCCCTGGGAGATCGCCGGCGGCTTCTCCGGCAACGGGCAGGGCGCCCACCTGGCGCTGGGCGAACTGCGCGTCGGACCGGGCGACACCCTGCTGATCGGCGGCGCCGCCGGCGGACTCGGCACCTTCGCCGTGCAGCTCGCCCGCGCCTGGGGCGCCACCACCGTGATCGGCACGGCCAGCCCCGCCAACCACGACTACCTGCGGGAACTCGGCGCCGTGCCGGTCGCCTACGGCGAGGGACTGGTGGAGCGGATCCGCGAGCTGGCGCCCGGCGGGGTGGACGCCGCACTGGACGCCGCCGGCCCCGAGGGCCTGCGCGCCGCCGTGGAGGTGACCAGGGACCGCGACCGGGTGATCACCATGGTGGCCACCGAAGAGGCCGCCCGGCTCGGCCTGCGCGACTGGGGCGGCACCCGCACGGCCGCCCGGCTCGCCGAACTCGTCGAGCTGTACCGGCGCGGGGCGGTGCGGCCCCGGCTGCGCGCCACCTACCCACTGGACCGGGCCGCCGACGCGCACCGCGACCTGGCCACCGGCCACGGCCGCGGCAAGATCGTGCTCACCGTCCGGTGA
- a CDS encoding zinc-binding dehydrogenase, whose translation MHAIRLHAFGPAENLRLESVPDPEPGPGQVRIAVRAAGVHLLDTALRAGSAEELPFPLPELPITPGREVAGVVDRVGAGVDDGWLGRRVVAHLGLANGGYAELAVREVEAVHALPDGMAFSTAVAMIGTGRTALGILHVAPVGPDDVVLVTAAAGGIGTLLVQAARGVGATVVGVAGGAAKVERVRALGADVAVDYTEEDWPARVREALRGQDVTVAFDGVGGAAGRAAMELLGLGGTLVMFGWSAGAPTEVTTRDLYDRLLTATVALGPRLLRAPGGLRGLEERALAEAASGRLVPAVQEFPLAEAAAAHTALRERGTVGKAVLVP comes from the coding sequence ATGCACGCCATCCGACTGCACGCCTTCGGCCCGGCCGAGAACCTCCGGCTGGAGAGCGTCCCGGACCCGGAGCCGGGCCCCGGGCAGGTGCGGATCGCCGTGCGGGCCGCCGGCGTCCACCTCCTGGACACCGCCCTGCGCGCCGGATCCGCCGAGGAACTGCCCTTCCCGCTCCCCGAACTGCCCATCACCCCCGGCCGCGAGGTCGCCGGTGTGGTCGACCGGGTCGGCGCCGGGGTCGACGACGGCTGGCTCGGCCGCCGCGTCGTCGCCCACCTGGGCCTGGCCAACGGCGGCTACGCCGAGCTGGCGGTCCGCGAGGTGGAGGCCGTGCACGCGCTGCCCGACGGCATGGCCTTCTCCACCGCCGTCGCCATGATCGGGACCGGCCGGACCGCCCTCGGCATCCTGCACGTCGCACCGGTCGGGCCCGACGACGTCGTCCTGGTGACGGCCGCCGCCGGCGGCATCGGCACCCTGCTGGTGCAGGCCGCGCGGGGGGTCGGCGCCACCGTCGTCGGGGTGGCCGGGGGCGCGGCCAAGGTCGAGCGGGTGCGCGCCCTGGGCGCGGACGTCGCCGTCGACTACACCGAGGAGGACTGGCCCGCCCGGGTGCGCGAGGCGCTGCGCGGCCAGGACGTGACGGTGGCGTTCGACGGCGTCGGCGGCGCCGCCGGCCGGGCGGCCATGGAACTGCTGGGCCTGGGCGGCACGCTGGTCATGTTCGGCTGGTCGGCCGGCGCGCCGACCGAGGTCACCACCCGGGACCTCTACGACCGTCTGCTCACCGCCACCGTGGCCCTCGGCCCCCGCCTGCTCCGGGCCCCCGGCGGGCTGCGCGGCCTGGAGGAGCGCGCGCTCGCGGAGGCCGCGTCCGGCCGGCTCGTCCCCGCGGTGCAGGAGTTCCCGCTGGCCGAGGCGGCGGCCGCGCACACCGCCCTGCGGGAGCGGGGCACCGTGGGCAAGGCCGTGCTGGTCCCCTGA
- a CDS encoding MFS transporter — translation MTNRLPEPHDTPSPATDAEPPASATPAPAPATTPTTDALAPAVGRTRWGPIVVVALAMLMVTLETSLSAVTLPAIGQDLGVPVGATTWVLLAHSLPMAALSIPAGRWVDHADHRAVFLLAVTGVGLTSVLASVAPSFWLLLTARVLQGVTGALVVAVYMPIVAGSVRVEQRGRALGYVATIMPVGSMAGSSLGGLLADAAGWRPVFLIKLPVLLVVLWLGHRLLARGRAGLPAPDRSTLADALLLGGAVTTLLLALQRVPEGQAPLAGLLAVVAAGLAVWWARLGSSRPVIALVRRPAYALPLLSVLLMGSFVGLSLFLLPFFVAEVLDHGPATMGVAMMFFVGGLALGSPISGALADRLPARLMVAAGGAMSLGGMVSTLALGPGAGLADLSWRLALIGLGQAVCHVPTNTALLAAAPPDLIGTSGGVSATVRTVAFTVGPAVAALAYAVADGGAEGFRAGVVVLAVLQALGVLVGVAGAHPARTARAARPARTRGGVG, via the coding sequence ATGACGAACCGACTCCCCGAACCGCACGACACACCGTCCCCCGCCACCGACGCCGAGCCCCCCGCCAGCGCCACCCCCGCCCCTGCCCCCGCCACCACCCCCACCACCGACGCGCTCGCCCCCGCCGTCGGGCGCACCCGCTGGGGGCCGATCGTCGTCGTGGCGCTGGCGATGCTGATGGTGACCCTGGAGACCAGCCTGTCCGCGGTCACCCTGCCCGCGATCGGCCAGGACCTGGGCGTCCCGGTCGGTGCCACCACCTGGGTGCTGCTGGCCCACAGCCTGCCGATGGCGGCGCTGTCCATCCCGGCCGGGCGCTGGGTGGACCACGCCGACCACCGGGCGGTCTTCCTGCTCGCCGTCACCGGCGTCGGACTGACCAGCGTCCTCGCCTCGGTGGCGCCCTCCTTCTGGCTGCTGCTGACGGCCCGCGTGCTCCAGGGGGTCACCGGGGCGCTGGTGGTCGCCGTCTACATGCCGATCGTCGCCGGCAGCGTGCGGGTGGAGCAGCGGGGCCGTGCGCTGGGCTACGTGGCGACGATCATGCCGGTGGGTTCCATGGCCGGGTCCTCGCTGGGCGGCCTGCTCGCGGACGCCGCCGGCTGGCGCCCGGTCTTCCTGATCAAGCTTCCGGTCCTGCTGGTGGTGCTGTGGCTGGGGCACCGCCTGCTGGCCCGGGGGCGGGCCGGCCTGCCGGCGCCGGACCGCTCGACGCTGGCCGACGCGCTGCTGCTCGGCGGCGCGGTCACCACGCTGCTGCTGGCCCTCCAGCGCGTGCCGGAGGGTCAGGCGCCGCTGGCCGGGCTGCTGGCGGTGGTCGCGGCCGGGCTCGCCGTGTGGTGGGCGCGGCTGGGTTCGTCGCGGCCGGTCATCGCGCTGGTCCGGCGCCCGGCGTACGCGCTGCCACTGCTGTCGGTGCTGCTGATGGGCTCGTTCGTCGGGCTGTCGCTGTTCCTGCTGCCGTTCTTCGTCGCGGAGGTGCTGGACCACGGCCCCGCCACGATGGGGGTGGCGATGATGTTCTTCGTCGGCGGCCTGGCGCTGGGCTCGCCGATCAGCGGGGCGCTGGCCGACCGGCTGCCGGCGCGGCTGATGGTGGCGGCGGGCGGGGCGATGAGCCTGGGCGGGATGGTCTCCACGCTGGCGCTCGGGCCGGGGGCCGGCCTGGCCGACCTGTCCTGGCGGCTGGCCCTGATCGGTCTCGGGCAGGCCGTCTGCCACGTTCCGACCAACACGGCGTTGCTGGCCGCGGCCCCGCCGGACCTGATCGGCACCTCCGGTGGGGTGTCCGCCACGGTCCGCACCGTCGCGTTCACGGTGGGGCCGGCGGTGGCCGCGCTCGCCTACGCCGTCGCCGACGGCGGCGCCGAGGGCTTCCGTGCCGGGGTGGTGGTGCTGGCGGTGCTCCAGGCCCTCGGGGTGCTGGTCGGCGTGGCGGGGGCGCACCCGGCCCGCACGGCCCGCGCGGCCCGTCCGGCCCGCACCCGCGGCGGCGTCGGCTGA